In Clostridium sp. SY8519, one genomic interval encodes:
- a CDS encoding LysM peptidoglycan-binding domain-containing protein — MMYTAAYSKQDFCSRNQYDPSCIHSESHRNRRIRAAREKQLRKMKRRFAGICIFFLVLGAAAGIFAASALKTDASPSHDRKAVYTSVYIEEGMTLSDLAQTYNTSGTVSNRAYIREIKKMNHINDRNIIHSGAYLTVPTYPED, encoded by the coding sequence ATGATGTACACAGCAGCATATAGTAAGCAAGATTTCTGCAGCAGAAACCAGTATGATCCTTCCTGTATCCACAGCGAATCCCACAGGAACAGACGGATCCGTGCAGCGAGAGAGAAGCAGCTGCGAAAAATGAAACGGCGCTTTGCCGGAATCTGTATCTTTTTCCTGGTGCTGGGCGCTGCCGCGGGCATTTTCGCCGCCTCCGCCCTGAAAACAGACGCCTCCCCCAGTCATGACCGAAAAGCCGTATATACCTCGGTTTATATCGAGGAAGGCATGACTCTGTCCGATCTGGCCCAGACCTATAATACATCCGGTACCGTCAGCAATCGAGCCTATATCCGGGAAATCAAAAAGATGAATCATATCAACGACAGAAATATCATTCATTCCGGCGCTTACCTGACAGTACCGACGTATCCGGAAGACTGA
- a CDS encoding arylamine N-acetyltransferase: MNLSALYDPLPDPAAYLERIQCDFSNSLNKAYLDHLIFQHQLLIPFENLDIIPGGRLISLEIPDLYRKIVRKKRGGYCFELNSLFFSLLTALGYQAYPVLCKVLEGSDPYYPALHRATVVRIGDSSYYCDVGFGGPVPGGALEIQTLHPEKIAMDTYRLVSLPHQWLQLERLSKGRYVPMLRICLQPQDPADFLALSHYCCCQAQEEFNHFTEGMLLNIRLRNGYAALNGPFLQVVNGDENSCIQKRIHEKEEMDQVLTQIFRLPEHLLDHLTQNEIRP, from the coding sequence ATGAACCTATCTGCGCTTTATGATCCGCTGCCGGATCCCGCTGCTTATTTAGAACGTATTCAGTGCGATTTTTCGAATTCATTAAACAAGGCGTATCTGGATCATCTGATTTTTCAGCACCAACTGCTGATTCCATTTGAAAACCTGGATATTATTCCCGGCGGCAGGCTGATTTCTCTGGAAATTCCGGATCTGTACCGCAAAATTGTCCGGAAGAAACGGGGCGGCTATTGTTTTGAACTGAACAGCCTGTTTTTCAGTCTGCTGACTGCACTTGGCTATCAGGCATATCCTGTGCTCTGCAAAGTTCTGGAAGGTTCTGATCCCTATTATCCGGCGCTGCATCGCGCTACAGTTGTCCGGATCGGGGACTCAAGTTACTATTGTGATGTGGGCTTTGGCGGACCGGTCCCCGGCGGTGCTTTGGAAATTCAGACCCTTCATCCGGAAAAAATAGCCATGGATACTTACCGGCTTGTTTCTCTGCCGCATCAGTGGCTGCAGCTGGAACGCCTGTCAAAGGGCAGGTATGTGCCTATGCTCCGAATTTGTCTGCAGCCCCAGGATCCGGCGGATTTTCTGGCGTTAAGTCATTATTGCTGCTGTCAGGCCCAGGAAGAATTCAATCATTTTACCGAAGGAATGCTTCTGAATATTCGTCTGAGAAATGGATATGCTGCATTAAACGGACCGTTTCTGCAGGTGGTAAACGGTGATGAGAATTCATGTATACAAAAAAGAATTCATGAAAAGGAAGAAATGGATCAGGTTCTGACCCAAATCTTCCGTCTGCCGGAACACCTGCTGGATCATCTGACCCAGAATGAGATTCGGCCCTGA